In Flavobacterium sp. CBA20B-1, one DNA window encodes the following:
- a CDS encoding (4Fe-4S)-binding protein — MKKYKKDTLTINWEPEKCIHSTKCWRGETGLPTVFNPKEKPWIKPEKESIETIIAHIKQCPSGALSYSLEDEKVEVNLENQATNVTVLANGPLLCSGNITIVYPDGRTEEKQNNTALCRCGASANKPFCDGNHNKIGFKG, encoded by the coding sequence ATGAAAAAATACAAAAAAGACACACTAACAATTAATTGGGAACCTGAAAAATGCATACACTCTACGAAGTGTTGGCGTGGCGAAACAGGTTTGCCAACTGTGTTTAATCCTAAAGAAAAACCGTGGATTAAACCTGAAAAGGAGTCCATCGAAACGATTATTGCGCATATAAAACAATGCCCAAGTGGCGCTTTATCATATAGTTTAGAAGATGAAAAGGTGGAAGTGAATCTTGAAAATCAAGCAACTAATGTTACAGTGCTGGCAAATGGTCCGTTGCTTTGTAGTGGAAACATAACAATTGTTTACCCCGACGGACGCACAGAGGAAAAACAAAACAATACAGCTCTTTGTCGTTGTGGCGCATCGGCAAACAAGCCGTTTTGTGATGGAAACCACAACAAAATTGGTTTTAAAGGCTGA
- a CDS encoding FUSC family protein: MFDKLIIKFGDNQFYNAIKITFTAILAFFIFYDTADFTAAFTVTLGALLCAPIDISSNFKHKIIGLLLVAFLIPIISFLLTYTYSYFFVFAPLFCGLIFLSAIISLFGHRANLLSFTLLLTISLSFIHHDKPEILVNNCLYLLLGGLFYTSISVLFYFIKPNRYINLEVAECIEITGEYLQLRADLWTTDADREKINRQMLEKQIRINELHEHIREYLVYNKARTLNSNNNRKLLVALTSVVEILELAMANTFNHEEFIDFFKEDLSVLKAYKSLAEQFAFTLKRLAFHIKTNKKHHSQGSLANDFKQLKSKMDAFVKRQNISIYDENAVNINNLLFYADKQIEKIKGLERIYKERVNADELRGKYRDLEKFFTPEHYRLKTLIDHLNFKSATFRYALRITITMFIGLLIGTIFKFENAYWILLTIVVIMRPGYGLTKQRSSQRVIGTVIGGVLGIVALILIDNNIVLTVLAILSMLFGYWLSATDYKIGVSFVTFYVILIYGLLTDNAESHLIYRILDTVIGALLAFLATRFVWPTWELQSVNTYLEKSLRAIKFYIIEVKYYYIKKGEPTTSYKIARKNAFIEVGNLMASFQRMIQEPKRKQANRVELYELTVLNQTLVSSAASIGTYIQFHKTTEASKAFKMVMDYINNNLSQALHNLDFDAELTTDSQEDYQISISQLKTIRRQEVDKLDIDEQSKIQKLEEAQLIIDQLIFMSNLSEKIEKLTLKMK; this comes from the coding sequence ATGTTTGATAAATTAATTATTAAGTTTGGTGACAATCAGTTTTACAACGCCATAAAAATTACTTTTACGGCTATTTTGGCGTTTTTTATCTTTTATGATACCGCCGATTTTACTGCTGCATTTACCGTGACTTTAGGTGCATTGCTGTGCGCACCAATTGATATTTCGAGCAATTTTAAACATAAGATTATTGGTTTGCTTTTGGTGGCTTTTTTAATACCAATTATCTCATTTTTATTAACATACACCTATTCCTATTTTTTTGTTTTTGCGCCCCTTTTTTGCGGGCTTATCTTTTTATCGGCAATAATATCGCTTTTTGGTCACCGTGCCAATTTGCTTTCTTTTACCTTATTGCTTACTATTAGTTTATCGTTTATTCATCATGACAAACCCGAAATATTGGTAAATAATTGTTTGTATTTATTGCTGGGTGGCTTGTTTTACACCTCCATTTCGGTGCTTTTTTACTTTATTAAACCCAACCGATATATTAATTTAGAAGTTGCTGAATGTATTGAAATAACGGGAGAATACTTGCAATTGAGAGCCGATTTGTGGACCACAGATGCTGATCGGGAGAAAATTAACCGACAAATGCTTGAAAAACAAATTCGGATTAATGAACTGCACGAGCATATTCGTGAATATTTGGTTTATAACAAAGCACGCACCTTAAATTCAAACAACAATAGGAAGCTTTTAGTGGCACTGACATCTGTGGTTGAAATTTTGGAATTGGCTATGGCAAACACTTTTAATCATGAAGAATTTATCGATTTTTTTAAAGAAGATCTTTCTGTTTTAAAAGCATATAAATCGTTGGCAGAACAATTTGCTTTTACATTAAAAAGGTTGGCTTTTCATATCAAAACTAATAAAAAACACCATTCACAAGGAAGTTTAGCAAACGATTTTAAACAATTAAAAAGCAAAATGGATGCATTTGTGAAACGTCAAAATATTTCCATTTATGATGAAAATGCTGTAAATATCAACAACTTGCTTTTTTATGCCGATAAACAAATTGAAAAAATTAAAGGTTTAGAACGTATCTACAAAGAACGTGTAAATGCAGATGAATTGCGAGGAAAATACCGCGATTTGGAAAAATTTTTCACACCTGAACACTATCGTTTAAAAACATTAATTGACCATTTAAACTTTAAATCGGCTACATTTAGATACGCGCTTCGCATAACCATTACCATGTTTATTGGTCTGCTTATTGGAACAATTTTTAAGTTTGAAAACGCTTATTGGATTTTGCTCACTATTGTTGTAATTATGCGTCCGGGCTATGGTTTAACGAAACAACGCTCTTCACAAAGGGTCATTGGAACCGTAATTGGTGGTGTTTTAGGAATTGTAGCTTTGATTTTAATTGACAATAATATCGTGCTTACTGTGTTGGCTATTTTGTCGATGCTTTTTGGATATTGGCTTTCGGCTACCGATTATAAAATAGGCGTTAGTTTTGTAACCTTTTATGTGATTTTAATTTATGGTTTACTTACAGACAATGCCGAATCGCACTTAATTTATCGCATTCTTGATACGGTAATTGGTGCATTGTTGGCTTTTTTGGCTACAAGATTTGTATGGCCCACTTGGGAATTACAATCAGTGAACACCTATTTAGAAAAGTCGTTACGCGCCATTAAATTCTATATTATCGAAGTGAAATATTACTATATAAAAAAAGGAGAACCTACCACATCGTACAAAATCGCACGAAAAAATGCATTTATCGAAGTTGGAAATTTAATGGCCAGTTTTCAGCGAATGATTCAAGAGCCCAAACGCAAACAAGCTAATCGCGTAGAGCTTTATGAACTCACGGTTTTAAATCAAACATTGGTTTCATCGGCGGCAAGTATCGGAACATACATTCAGTTTCACAAAACCACCGAGGCTTCAAAAGCATTTAAAATGGTGATGGATTATATCAACAACAATTTAAGCCAGGCGCTTCACAACCTTGATTTTGATGCAGAACTTACAACAGATAGCCAAGAGGATTATCAAATAAGTATCAGCCAGTTGAAAACAATCCGCCGACAAGAAGTTGATAAACTAGATATTGATGAGCAATCGAAAATTCAAAAATTAGAGGAAGCGCAGCTGATTATTGATCAATTAATTTTCATGAGCAACCTGTCCGAAAAAATCGAAAAACTCACATTGAAAATGAAATAA
- a CDS encoding YihY/virulence factor BrkB family protein: MRAKVPGLEGLTLYQLLRIYFAGIVEGALNYKAGSIAFTFFMALFPFALFLLNLIPYIPIDNFQESFLLFVEENVPPTTYDAIELILIDIMSNSYRSLLSTGVIMSVIFMANGVNAIINGFQSSAHLSVSRNFFRQYLIAIILSVLLSLMLVLSVAVYLTVEVLMHVSDFPWAADIARNLFVVLMILLTVSILYKFGTKETKHLAFISYGSVFTTILMSLTSVAFGFYVSKFAKYNELYGSIGTLLVIMIYIWINCMILLLGFELNAAIYTAKRRNLYISNNKNKNKI; encoded by the coding sequence ATGCGGGCAAAAGTTCCGGGATTGGAAGGTTTAACGTTGTATCAGTTATTGCGTATTTATTTTGCCGGAATTGTAGAAGGCGCCCTTAATTACAAAGCAGGTTCTATTGCTTTCACGTTTTTTATGGCTTTGTTTCCGTTTGCATTATTTTTACTGAATTTAATACCTTATATTCCAATAGATAATTTTCAAGAAAGCTTTTTGCTTTTTGTAGAAGAAAATGTTCCGCCCACTACTTATGATGCCATTGAATTGATATTGATTGATATTATGAGCAATTCGTATAGAAGTTTATTGTCAACCGGGGTGATTATGTCGGTGATTTTTATGGCAAATGGCGTAAATGCCATCATCAATGGGTTTCAGTCATCGGCACATTTATCGGTATCAAGAAATTTTTTCCGGCAATATTTAATAGCCATCATTTTATCGGTTTTGTTGAGTTTAATGTTGGTACTTTCCGTAGCGGTTTATTTAACAGTTGAAGTATTAATGCACGTTTCCGATTTTCCTTGGGCAGCAGATATTGCCCGAAATCTCTTTGTGGTATTAATGATTTTGCTCACTGTTTCCATTCTTTATAAATTCGGAACAAAAGAAACCAAACATTTAGCTTTTATATCATACGGCTCGGTTTTTACAACCATTTTAATGTCGCTCACATCAGTAGCTTTCGGGTTTTATGTGTCGAAATTTGCAAAATATAATGAGTTGTATGGATCAATTGGCACACTTTTGGTTATAATGATTTACATCTGGATCAATTGCATGATTTTATTATTAGGTTTTGAATTAAATGCTGCGATTTATACAGCCAAAAGAAGAAATTTGTATATTAGTAACAATAAAAACAAGAATAAGATATGA
- a CDS encoding DUF5606 family protein, with protein sequence MSVEKVLAISGKPGLYELKIQTRSGFIAESLIDGKKLTVGLRSNVSLLSEISIYTETSELKLFEVFARIAKKENNGPALDHKANNDELLAYFGEVVPDFDRDRVYVSDIKKVLNWYNILQAANYVATMNQPTVSTTGSVTINNTTEEKETVAAEVVEEKPKAKRTTKKKTEEKE encoded by the coding sequence ATGAGCGTAGAGAAAGTTTTAGCTATATCTGGAAAACCAGGATTATACGAATTAAAAATCCAAACAAGATCAGGATTTATTGCAGAGTCATTAATTGATGGTAAAAAGTTAACAGTTGGTTTGCGTAGCAATGTAAGCTTATTATCAGAAATTTCTATTTACACAGAAACAAGTGAATTAAAGCTGTTTGAAGTTTTTGCTCGTATTGCAAAAAAAGAAAATAACGGTCCCGCTTTAGACCACAAAGCAAACAATGATGAATTGCTTGCCTATTTTGGTGAAGTGGTTCCAGATTTTGATCGCGACCGCGTATATGTATCAGACATTAAAAAAGTTTTAAACTGGTACAATATTTTGCAAGCTGCGAACTATGTAGCAACTATGAACCAACCAACTGTATCAACAACTGGTTCGGTAACAATTAACAATACTACTGAAGAAAAAGAAACAGTAGCAGCAGAAGTTGTGGAAGAAAAGCCAAAAGCAAAACGCACCACAAAAAAGAAAACAGAAGAAAAAGAATAA
- the priA gene encoding replication restart helicase PriA encodes MDYFIDVVVPLSLATTFTYKVSQAEHQFLQPGMRVAVPFGKRLIYTAIVWAKHHETPALYEPKDILTIIDEQPIATPIQLEFWQWIANYYMCSLGEVYKAALPSAFLLESETILSLNTHLTVDLSTLTDDEYLLFEAFEQQPILRFDEVQNILNKKKVFHVIDALLQKEIIYLNQHIHEKYKPKLVKYVALHENYKEEQKLIHLLDHQLKTEKQRALVLKYFQLQAKNTPIALKELLKEAEVSAAIFSNLEKKEIFTVYTLAEDRVQFHDAFLDDIDFTQKQQATLQNIQTSFQKHDVTLLNAVTGSGKTEMYIELIKEAVQNQQQVLFLVPEIGLTTQLVQRLTAYFGNKVAVYNSKYSENERVEVYHHVLNHTENAQIVIGSRSSVFLPFKNLQLIIIDEEHEASYKQADPAPRFHARDAAIVLAKMFKAKVLVGSATPSLESYYNAYQQKYGYVELNQRFTNVQLPEVVVVDLKEARKKKEVNGFFSIKLIDAMNEAFYNGEQVLLFQNRRGFSPVLECLTCGHVPHCTMCDVSLTYYKRQNYLKCHYCGYTMAMPTKCHSCHSNELSTKGLGTEQIEDALRTIFPNKNIARMDQDTTRGKFAFERLIDGFKNREIDVMVGTQMLAKGLDFDNVILVGIMNADSLLTLPDFRAYERAYQLLTQVAGRSGRKNKQGKVIIQTYNPYHNTIQQVTQNNYQAMFKEQMYERLHFKYPPFYRLIRLQLKHTNFDKTKDAAQWLATNLRSNIADILVLGPQEPSVNRIRNKYIQIILVKMPINKSAHSLKAAIQKSINSLDSIGAFKAVRTTINVDFY; translated from the coding sequence ATGGATTATTTTATAGATGTTGTTGTACCCTTATCGCTAGCAACCACCTTCACATATAAGGTTTCTCAAGCAGAACATCAGTTTTTGCAGCCTGGTATGCGCGTTGCTGTTCCATTTGGCAAACGCTTGATATATACCGCAATTGTGTGGGCAAAACACCATGAAACACCAGCACTTTATGAACCCAAAGATATCCTTACAATTATAGATGAACAACCCATTGCAACTCCAATTCAACTAGAATTTTGGCAGTGGATTGCCAATTATTACATGTGTTCGTTGGGCGAAGTGTACAAAGCAGCTTTGCCTTCGGCTTTTTTGTTAGAAAGCGAAACCATTTTAAGCTTAAACACCCATTTAACGGTAGATTTAAGCACACTTACCGATGATGAATACCTGCTTTTTGAAGCTTTTGAACAGCAACCCATTCTTCGGTTTGATGAGGTTCAGAATATATTAAACAAAAAAAAGGTTTTCCATGTGATTGATGCCTTACTGCAAAAAGAAATCATTTACCTAAACCAACATATTCACGAAAAATACAAGCCAAAACTAGTAAAATATGTTGCTTTGCACGAAAACTATAAAGAAGAACAAAAACTAATACACCTGTTAGACCATCAACTGAAAACAGAAAAACAGCGTGCACTTGTCTTAAAGTATTTTCAATTACAAGCCAAAAACACACCCATTGCCTTAAAAGAGTTGTTGAAAGAAGCCGAAGTTTCAGCAGCCATTTTTAGTAATTTAGAAAAGAAAGAAATTTTTACGGTTTATACATTGGCTGAAGACCGTGTACAGTTCCATGACGCCTTTTTAGATGATATCGATTTCACCCAAAAACAGCAAGCAACGCTGCAAAATATTCAAACATCGTTTCAAAAACACGATGTAACCCTTTTAAACGCAGTAACTGGTTCTGGTAAAACCGAAATGTATATAGAATTGATAAAAGAAGCTGTACAAAACCAACAACAAGTACTTTTTCTAGTGCCCGAAATTGGTTTAACCACGCAATTAGTACAGCGGTTAACAGCCTATTTTGGCAACAAAGTAGCAGTTTACAACTCAAAATATTCCGAAAACGAAAGGGTAGAGGTGTACCACCACGTTTTAAACCATACCGAAAATGCACAAATTGTAATAGGATCACGTTCATCGGTTTTTCTTCCCTTCAAAAATTTACAGTTAATCATTATAGACGAAGAACACGAAGCCAGTTATAAACAAGCCGATCCAGCGCCGCGCTTTCATGCACGCGACGCAGCCATTGTATTAGCAAAAATGTTCAAAGCCAAAGTGTTGGTAGGCTCTGCCACACCAAGCTTAGAAAGTTATTACAATGCCTACCAACAAAAATATGGCTATGTGGAACTCAATCAACGATTTACAAATGTTCAATTGCCAGAAGTAGTAGTAGTAGATTTAAAAGAAGCTCGAAAAAAGAAAGAAGTAAACGGCTTTTTCAGCATCAAATTAATCGATGCCATGAACGAAGCCTTTTACAACGGCGAACAAGTATTGCTTTTTCAAAATCGCCGAGGTTTTTCTCCCGTTTTAGAATGCTTAACCTGTGGCCACGTTCCGCACTGCACCATGTGCGATGTAAGCCTCACCTATTACAAACGACAAAATTATTTAAAATGCCACTATTGCGGATACACCATGGCAATGCCCACCAAATGCCATTCGTGCCACAGCAATGAATTATCCACCAAAGGGTTAGGAACCGAACAGATAGAAGATGCTCTGCGAACCATTTTTCCAAATAAAAATATCGCACGAATGGATCAAGATACCACACGCGGTAAATTTGCTTTTGAGCGCTTGATCGACGGATTCAAAAACAGAGAAATAGACGTAATGGTCGGCACCCAAATGCTAGCCAAAGGACTCGATTTTGATAATGTTATACTTGTAGGTATCATGAATGCAGACAGTTTACTCACACTACCAGATTTTCGAGCATACGAACGAGCATATCAATTGCTTACACAAGTAGCAGGACGTTCCGGCCGAAAAAACAAACAAGGAAAAGTAATCATTCAAACCTATAATCCGTATCACAACACCATACAACAAGTTACCCAAAACAACTATCAAGCCATGTTTAAAGAACAAATGTATGAACGCCTACATTTTAAATATCCGCCTTTTTACCGTTTGATACGATTACAGCTAAAACACACCAATTTCGATAAAACAAAAGACGCAGCCCAATGGCTTGCAACCAATCTGCGAAGCAACATCGCCGATATCTTAGTGTTAGGACCACAAGAACCATCTGTAAACCGTATCCGAAATAAGTACATACAAATCATTTTAGTAAAAATGCCCATCAATAAATCGGCACATTCATTAAAAGCAGCCATCCAAAAAAGCATCAATAGTTTAGACAGCATCGGTGCCTTCAAGGCCGTAAGAACCACAATAAATGTAGATTTTTATTAA
- the mazG gene encoding nucleoside triphosphate pyrophosphohydrolase, with protein sequence MNNRTQQLQAFERLLDIMDDLREKCPWDQKQTLQSLKHLTIEEVYELNDAISANDSNEIKKELGDILLHIVFYSKIGSETNLFDIADVCNGICDKLIARHPHIYGDVVAEDEKTVLENWEKLKLKEGNKSVLSGVPNSLPAIVKAYRIQDKVKGVGFDWDNKEDVWAKVEEELNEFKVEVAQNNIEKQEQEFGDVLFALINYARFCNINPEEALNKTNKKFINRFTKMEELIKNDQKALGDLPLKELDVYWNKVKKSE encoded by the coding sequence ATGAACAACCGCACACAACAGTTGCAAGCTTTTGAACGCTTGTTAGATATAATGGATGATTTGCGCGAAAAATGTCCGTGGGATCAAAAGCAAACGCTGCAATCGTTAAAACACCTCACCATTGAAGAAGTTTATGAACTGAATGATGCCATTTCGGCAAACGATTCCAATGAAATTAAAAAAGAATTGGGCGATATTTTACTCCACATTGTTTTTTATTCTAAAATTGGCAGTGAAACCAATTTGTTTGATATAGCCGATGTATGCAATGGAATTTGTGATAAACTCATTGCGAGGCATCCGCATATTTACGGAGATGTAGTTGCCGAAGACGAGAAAACAGTGCTGGAGAATTGGGAAAAATTAAAGTTAAAAGAAGGGAATAAATCAGTTTTGAGTGGTGTTCCTAATTCGCTGCCCGCCATTGTTAAAGCATATCGTATTCAAGACAAGGTCAAAGGTGTAGGTTTTGATTGGGACAACAAAGAAGATGTTTGGGCTAAGGTGGAAGAAGAATTGAACGAGTTTAAAGTAGAAGTGGCTCAAAACAATATCGAAAAACAAGAACAAGAATTTGGCGATGTATTATTTGCATTGATCAATTATGCGCGTTTTTGTAATATCAATCCAGAAGAAGCATTGAACAAAACCAATAAAAAGTTCATAAACCGCTTCACTAAAATGGAAGAGTTGATAAAAAATGATCAAAAAGCTTTAGGCGATCTGCCCTTAAAAGAGTTAGATGTTTATTGGAATAAAGTTAAAAAATCAGAATAG
- the def gene encoding peptide deformylase: MILPIVGYGDPVLRKECEEISKDYPQLKELISNMYETMDNAYGVGLAAPQIGLPIRLFIVDTKPFSEDEDLSKEERNFLADFNCTFINPKILSEEGEEWSFNEGCLSIPGVREDVYRKPNITIQYFDENFEKHTKSFSGYAARVIQHEYDHIEGVLFTDKISTLKKKLNAKRLQNIMEGKVFPDYKMKFINKKGR, encoded by the coding sequence ATGATTTTACCTATTGTAGGTTACGGCGATCCGGTTTTACGCAAAGAATGTGAGGAAATTAGCAAAGATTATCCGCAGTTAAAAGAACTTATATCCAATATGTACGAAACAATGGATAATGCTTACGGAGTTGGTTTGGCAGCACCGCAGATAGGTTTGCCCATACGTTTGTTTATTGTTGATACCAAACCGTTTAGCGAAGACGAAGATTTATCAAAAGAAGAGCGTAATTTTTTGGCCGATTTTAATTGCACGTTTATCAATCCAAAAATTTTGAGCGAAGAAGGCGAGGAGTGGTCTTTTAACGAAGGTTGTTTAAGTATTCCCGGTGTGCGTGAAGATGTGTATCGCAAGCCAAATATTACAATTCAATATTTTGATGAAAATTTTGAAAAGCACACAAAATCGTTTTCAGGCTATGCAGCTCGGGTAATTCAGCACGAATATGATCATATAGAAGGCGTGTTGTTTACCGATAAAATTTCTACCTTAAAAAAGAAATTAAACGCCAAACGATTACAAAACATCATGGAAGGAAAAGTTTTTCCAGACTATAAAATGAAATTTATAAACAAAAAAGGTAGATAA
- a CDS encoding DUF2147 domain-containing protein, whose amino-acid sequence MKKVLATFVLTAFAAISMQAQTVTGKWKTIDDETGKAKSIVEISEKNGKIYGKVVEILTDKKDAKCDKCPGADKGKPIKGLTIIKGLSKDGKEYSGGTITDPSSGKEYKCLLKLNGADKLDVRGYIGIQALGRTQTWVRVK is encoded by the coding sequence ATGAAAAAAGTATTAGCAACTTTTGTATTAACGGCTTTTGCTGCAATCAGCATGCAAGCACAAACAGTAACTGGTAAGTGGAAAACGATTGATGACGAAACAGGTAAAGCAAAATCGATTGTAGAAATTTCGGAAAAAAATGGTAAAATTTACGGAAAAGTAGTTGAAATTTTAACCGATAAAAAAGATGCCAAATGCGATAAATGTCCCGGTGCCGATAAAGGCAAACCCATTAAAGGTTTAACAATTATTAAAGGACTTTCTAAAGACGGTAAGGAATATTCGGGCGGAACAATTACCGATCCATCTTCAGGAAAAGAGTATAAATGTTTATTAAAACTAAACGGTGCCGATAAATTAGATGTTCGTGGATACATTGGAATCCAAGCATTAGGACGCACACAAACCTGGGTACGCGTTAAATAA